The following proteins come from a genomic window of Crassostrea angulata isolate pt1a10 chromosome 1, ASM2561291v2, whole genome shotgun sequence:
- the LOC128182994 gene encoding neuronal acetylcholine receptor subunit beta-2-like isoform X1, with translation MKILGIIFCNIQMVHMFHLGQTEGKPSRPFYSLSLETDLRTELFETNQYSPLQRPVLRVTTNVSLTILTVNELNIKDQYLSISGYLTIAWEDNRLSWNNPSKTSQDYTNVVYLFSAAKYLWTPTIIIENSVDDVSTMADTNIPLRITSDGAVYWSLSGIFKVACESDIRYYPLDSQTCIIRITTWGYTQGEILLQLDEDKPINFDYYNQNGEWELHSSSAYYASNRYERGLSFSTLYFQMTFKRKPLFHIINTIFPVVLMAFLIPMVYKLPSESGEKMGYCLTVLLAYAVYMSIISDNIPSTSKSVCFLSIYLGLTLAFSTISVNLVILTLYAYFQGETAAPTWILTIMRRKCTCDGEENKIVPCLNEENGNNIDGKVMKITQTPEAKTLTYHDLSLMLDKFFFMVYMIAITLSTLILLIVLLTNYHA, from the exons ATGAAGATCTTGGGCATAATTTTTTGCAATATACAGA TGGTGCATATGTTTCACCTTGGTCAAACAGAGGGGAAACCTTCTCGTCCATTTTACTCACTTTCTTTGGAGACTGATCTCCGCACCGAATTGTTTGAGACGAACCAGTATTCGCCACTCCAGCGTCCTGTTTTAAGGGTGACAACAAATGTGTCCTTAACTATACTCACTGTGAATGAACTT aaCATCAAAGACCAGTATCTTTCGATTTCTGGTTACCTTACAATA GCATGGGAAGATAACCGGCTATCGTGGAACAATCCATCCAAAACGTCACAAGATTATACCAATGTGGTGTACCTCTTCAGCGCGGCAAAATATCTATGGACCCCTACGATCATCATTGAGAATTC AGTGGATGATGTGTCGACCATGGCTGATACTAACATTCCTCTACGAATTACAAGTGACGGAGCAGTATACTGGAGCCTCTCAGGGATCTTTAAGGTGGCATGCGAGTCTGATATTAGGTATTATCCCTTAGACTCACAGACATGCATCATAAGAATCACCACCTGGGGATATACACAAGGTGAAATTCTGTTGCAGCTGGATGAAGATAAACCAATAAACTTCGATTACTACAATCAAAATGGTGAATGGGAATTGCATTCGTCATCCGCGTACTACGCAAGCAACAGATACGAAAGAGGATTGTCTTTTTCTACGTTGTATTTTCAAAtgacttttaaaagaaaaccattATTCCATATAATAAACACTATATTTCCTGTGGTTTTGATGGCGTTTCTCATACCCATGGTGTACAAGCTACCGTCAGAATCCGGAGAGAAGATGGGGTACTGTTTAACAGTGCTGCTGGCTTACGCAGTGTATATGTCCATTATCTCCGATAACATCCCAAGTACCTCAAAGAGTGTATGTTTTTTGT CAATCTACCTCGGACTGACTTTGGCGTTCAGTACAATATCAGTGAACCTCGTCATCCTAACCCTGTATGCCTACTTTCAAGGTGAAACGGCTGCTCCTACTTGGATCCTCACAATAATGAGACGGAAATGCACGTGTGACggagaagaaaacaaaattgtgCCATGcttaaatgaagaaaatggCAACAATATAGACGGAAAAGTCATGAAAATAACCCAAACCCCCGAGGCTAAAACGCTGACATACCACGATCTGTCCTTGATGTTAGACAAATTCTTTTTCATGGTGTACATGATTGCTATAACATTGTCAACACTTATACTGTTGATAGTTTTGCTCACAAATTATCATGCTTAA
- the LOC128182994 gene encoding neuronal acetylcholine receptor subunit beta-2-like isoform X2 — MLSVVHMFHLGQTEGKPSRPFYSLSLETDLRTELFETNQYSPLQRPVLRVTTNVSLTILTVNELNIKDQYLSISGYLTIAWEDNRLSWNNPSKTSQDYTNVVYLFSAAKYLWTPTIIIENSVDDVSTMADTNIPLRITSDGAVYWSLSGIFKVACESDIRYYPLDSQTCIIRITTWGYTQGEILLQLDEDKPINFDYYNQNGEWELHSSSAYYASNRYERGLSFSTLYFQMTFKRKPLFHIINTIFPVVLMAFLIPMVYKLPSESGEKMGYCLTVLLAYAVYMSIISDNIPSTSKSVCFLSIYLGLTLAFSTISVNLVILTLYAYFQGETAAPTWILTIMRRKCTCDGEENKIVPCLNEENGNNIDGKVMKITQTPEAKTLTYHDLSLMLDKFFFMVYMIAITLSTLILLIVLLTNYHA, encoded by the exons ATGCTTTCAGTGGTGCATATGTTTCACCTTGGTCAAACAGAGGGGAAACCTTCTCGTCCATTTTACTCACTTTCTTTGGAGACTGATCTCCGCACCGAATTGTTTGAGACGAACCAGTATTCGCCACTCCAGCGTCCTGTTTTAAGGGTGACAACAAATGTGTCCTTAACTATACTCACTGTGAATGAACTT aaCATCAAAGACCAGTATCTTTCGATTTCTGGTTACCTTACAATA GCATGGGAAGATAACCGGCTATCGTGGAACAATCCATCCAAAACGTCACAAGATTATACCAATGTGGTGTACCTCTTCAGCGCGGCAAAATATCTATGGACCCCTACGATCATCATTGAGAATTC AGTGGATGATGTGTCGACCATGGCTGATACTAACATTCCTCTACGAATTACAAGTGACGGAGCAGTATACTGGAGCCTCTCAGGGATCTTTAAGGTGGCATGCGAGTCTGATATTAGGTATTATCCCTTAGACTCACAGACATGCATCATAAGAATCACCACCTGGGGATATACACAAGGTGAAATTCTGTTGCAGCTGGATGAAGATAAACCAATAAACTTCGATTACTACAATCAAAATGGTGAATGGGAATTGCATTCGTCATCCGCGTACTACGCAAGCAACAGATACGAAAGAGGATTGTCTTTTTCTACGTTGTATTTTCAAAtgacttttaaaagaaaaccattATTCCATATAATAAACACTATATTTCCTGTGGTTTTGATGGCGTTTCTCATACCCATGGTGTACAAGCTACCGTCAGAATCCGGAGAGAAGATGGGGTACTGTTTAACAGTGCTGCTGGCTTACGCAGTGTATATGTCCATTATCTCCGATAACATCCCAAGTACCTCAAAGAGTGTATGTTTTTTGT CAATCTACCTCGGACTGACTTTGGCGTTCAGTACAATATCAGTGAACCTCGTCATCCTAACCCTGTATGCCTACTTTCAAGGTGAAACGGCTGCTCCTACTTGGATCCTCACAATAATGAGACGGAAATGCACGTGTGACggagaagaaaacaaaattgtgCCATGcttaaatgaagaaaatggCAACAATATAGACGGAAAAGTCATGAAAATAACCCAAACCCCCGAGGCTAAAACGCTGACATACCACGATCTGTCCTTGATGTTAGACAAATTCTTTTTCATGGTGTACATGATTGCTATAACATTGTCAACACTTATACTGTTGATAGTTTTGCTCACAAATTATCATGCTTAA
- the LOC128182994 gene encoding acetylcholine receptor subunit beta-like isoform X3 — protein sequence MKILGIIFCNIQMVHMFHLGQTEGKPSRPFYSLSLETDLRTELFETNQYSPLQRPVLRVTTNVSLTILTVNELNIKDQYLSISGYLTIAWEDNRLSWNNPSKTSQDYTNVVYLFSAAKYLWTPTIIIENSNLPRTDFGVQYNISEPRHPNPVCLLSR from the exons ATGAAGATCTTGGGCATAATTTTTTGCAATATACAGA TGGTGCATATGTTTCACCTTGGTCAAACAGAGGGGAAACCTTCTCGTCCATTTTACTCACTTTCTTTGGAGACTGATCTCCGCACCGAATTGTTTGAGACGAACCAGTATTCGCCACTCCAGCGTCCTGTTTTAAGGGTGACAACAAATGTGTCCTTAACTATACTCACTGTGAATGAACTT aaCATCAAAGACCAGTATCTTTCGATTTCTGGTTACCTTACAATA GCATGGGAAGATAACCGGCTATCGTGGAACAATCCATCCAAAACGTCACAAGATTATACCAATGTGGTGTACCTCTTCAGCGCGGCAAAATATCTATGGACCCCTACGATCATCATTGAGAATTC CAATCTACCTCGGACTGACTTTGGCGTTCAGTACAATATCAGTGAACCTCGTCATCCTAACCCTGTATGCCTACTTTCAAGGTGA